One segment of Panicum virgatum strain AP13 chromosome 3K, P.virgatum_v5, whole genome shotgun sequence DNA contains the following:
- the LOC120698335 gene encoding KH domain-containing protein SPIN1-like isoform X1, translating to MDGLHGTDACFSPARAMSPQVRPPGPPDVGSQYLADLLQEHQKLGPFMQVLPICSRLLNQEIVRVSNIRRQHGAGDFERFPITSPNQMHPSPPIQNFCGNSFSPWNGMHSERVGVPQGAMGWQGPPQSPSSYIVKKILRLEVPTDTYPNFNFIGRLLGPRGNSLKRIEASTGCRVFIRGKGSIKDSGKEEQLKGRPGYEHLSEPLHILIEAELPANVIDSRLAKAQEIIEELLKPVDESQDYYKRQQLRELAMLNSPLREESPHPGGAPSSPFSNGGMKRVKQ from the exons atggACGGCCTGCACGGTACGGACGCCTGCTTCTCCCCCGCGAGGGCCATGTCGCCGCAGGTCAGGCCCCCCGGGCCGCCGGACGTAGGCAG CCAGTACCTGGCGGACTTGCTGCAGGAGCATCAGAAGCTGGGGCCGTTCATGCAGGTGCTCCCAATCTGCAGCAGGCTGCTGAATCAAG AAATAGTGCGGGTGTCGAATATACGACGCCAACATGGTGCTGGGGACTTCGAGAGGTTCCCAATCACAAGCCCGAATCAGATGCATCCATCACCCCCCATACAAAATTTTTGCGGGAACAGTTTTAGTCCATGGAACGGGATGCATTCAGAG AGAGTAGGTGTTCCACAAGGAGCTATGGGTTGGCAAGGACCCCCACAAAGTCCCTCTTCTTACATTGTCAAGAAGATTTTGCGGTTGGAAGTGCCAACAGATACATACCCTAAT TTTAATTTTATCGGCCGTCTTCTTGGCCCAAGGGGAAATTCGTTGAAGAGGATTGAAGCCTCTACAGGTTGTCGAGTTTTCATCAGAGGGAAAGGCTCAATCAAAGATTCTGGCAAG GAGGAACAACTTAAGGGAAGACCTGGCTATGAACACTTAAGTGAGCCCCTCCATATCTTGATTGAAGCTGAGTTGCCTGCTAATGTGATCGATTCTAGACTTGCAAAGGCACAAGAGATCATTGAAGAGTTGTTGAAGCCAGTG GACGAATCACAAGACTACTACAAGAGACAGCAACTCCGGGAACTTGCCATGTTAAATTCGCCCCTCCGAGAGGAGAGTCCACATCCAGGTGGTGCTCCTTCTAGCCCCTTTAGTAACGGTGGCATGAAACGAGTGAAACAATGA
- the LOC120698335 gene encoding KH domain-containing protein SPIN1-like isoform X2, protein MDGLHGTDACFSPARAMSPQVRPPGPPDVGSQYLADLLQEHQKLGPFMQVLPICSRLLNQEIVRVSNIRRQHGAGDFERFPITSPNQMHPSPPIQNFCGNSFSPWNGMHSERVGVPQGAMGWQGPPQSPSSYIVKKILRLEVPTDTYPNFNFIGRLLGPRGNSLKRIEASTGCRVFIRGKGSIKDSGKEEQLKGRPGYEHLSEPLHILIEAELPANVIDSRLAKAQEIIEELLKPVDESQDYYKRQQLRELAMLNSPLREESPHPATPTVHAFTP, encoded by the exons atggACGGCCTGCACGGTACGGACGCCTGCTTCTCCCCCGCGAGGGCCATGTCGCCGCAGGTCAGGCCCCCCGGGCCGCCGGACGTAGGCAG CCAGTACCTGGCGGACTTGCTGCAGGAGCATCAGAAGCTGGGGCCGTTCATGCAGGTGCTCCCAATCTGCAGCAGGCTGCTGAATCAAG AAATAGTGCGGGTGTCGAATATACGACGCCAACATGGTGCTGGGGACTTCGAGAGGTTCCCAATCACAAGCCCGAATCAGATGCATCCATCACCCCCCATACAAAATTTTTGCGGGAACAGTTTTAGTCCATGGAACGGGATGCATTCAGAG AGAGTAGGTGTTCCACAAGGAGCTATGGGTTGGCAAGGACCCCCACAAAGTCCCTCTTCTTACATTGTCAAGAAGATTTTGCGGTTGGAAGTGCCAACAGATACATACCCTAAT TTTAATTTTATCGGCCGTCTTCTTGGCCCAAGGGGAAATTCGTTGAAGAGGATTGAAGCCTCTACAGGTTGTCGAGTTTTCATCAGAGGGAAAGGCTCAATCAAAGATTCTGGCAAG GAGGAACAACTTAAGGGAAGACCTGGCTATGAACACTTAAGTGAGCCCCTCCATATCTTGATTGAAGCTGAGTTGCCTGCTAATGTGATCGATTCTAGACTTGCAAAGGCACAAGAGATCATTGAAGAGTTGTTGAAGCCAGTG GACGAATCACAAGACTACTACAAGAGACAGCAACTCCGGGAACTTGCCATGTTAAATTCGCCCCTCCGAGAGGAGAGTCCACATCCAG CAACTCCAACAGTCCATGCCTTCACACCCTAA
- the LOC120698337 gene encoding B3 domain-containing protein Os05g0481400-like isoform X2: MATKASSAASGAAYEEQRRKRVLENLKHLEDLGISEMSKSLLQVARLQKQNKGGVRASPKPRKKFDATEVRRSSRAKATVSYKDDFGELDTFLRHKRRSGGKNADPGREYTGRVSSYEQQQRAFRRAEKLQDGLDPNNPSFVKTMVRSHVSSCFWLGLPTSFCKKNLPPSEFRMVLEDEDGVEFDAVYIGKRTGLSGGWRGFAMHHNLEDGDSLVFELTEDDRFKIYIIKAMDEDDVEESESDDKNASGGTKEESAQEDSPAAEPPKGAKRRKLRGRR, encoded by the exons atggcgacgaaggcgagcagcgccgcctccggcgCGGCCTACGAGGAGCAGCGCAGGAAGCGGGTCctcgagaacctcaagcacCTCGAG GATTTGGGCATATCGGAGATGTCGAAGAGCCTGCTCCAGGTTGCGAGGCTGCAGAAACAGAACAAG ggCGGAGTGCGCGCAAGTCCCAAGCCGAGGAAGAAGTTCGACGCCACCGAAGTGCGGCGTTCCTCGAGGGCCAAGGCCACGGTTTCCTACAAGGATGAT TTCGGTGAACTGGATACTTTTCTACGTCACAAAAG GCGCAGTGGTGGAAAGAATGCAGACCCAGGAAGAGAATACACTGGAAGAGTTTCTTCTTATGAACAGCAACAGCGTGCATTCAGAAGAGCTGAGAAACTTCAAGATGGTCTAGACCCTAATAACCCATCATTTGTTAAGACCATGGTTCGATCACATGTGTCCAGCTGCTTTTGGCTT GGTCTTCCTACAAGCTTCTGCAAAAAGAATCTGCCTCCCAGTGAGTTTAGGATGGTGTTGGAGGATGAAGATGGTGTTGAATTTGATGCTGTCTATATTGGAAAGCGAACAGGTCTAAGTGGTGGATGGAGGGGCTTCGCGATGCACCACAACTTGGAGGATGGGGATTCCTTGGTCTTCGAATTGACTGAGGATGACAGATTTAAG atatatataataaaagccATGGATGAGGATGATGTAGAAGAGTCTGAGTCTGATGACAAGAATGCCAGTGGGGGTACTAAGGAAGAGTCTGCCCAGGAAGATTCACCTGCCGCTGAGCCTCCAAAAGGTGCCAAAAGGAGAAAACTACGTGGACGGCGGTAG
- the LOC120698337 gene encoding B3 domain-containing protein Os05g0481400-like isoform X1, with the protein MSKSLLQVARLQKQNKGGVRASPKPRKKFDATEVRRSSRAKATVSYKDDFGELDTFLRHKRRSGGKNADPGREYTGRVSSYEQQQRAFRRAEKLQDGLDPNNPSFVKTMVRSHVSSCFWLGLPTSFCKKNLPPSEFRMVLEDEDGVEFDAVYIGKRTGLSGGWRGFAMHHNLEDGDSLVFELTEDDRFKIYIIKAMDEDDVEESESDDKNASGGTKEESAQEDSPAAEPPKGAKRRKLRGRR; encoded by the exons ATGTCGAAGAGCCTGCTCCAGGTTGCGAGGCTGCAGAAACAGAACAAG ggCGGAGTGCGCGCAAGTCCCAAGCCGAGGAAGAAGTTCGACGCCACCGAAGTGCGGCGTTCCTCGAGGGCCAAGGCCACGGTTTCCTACAAGGATGAT TTCGGTGAACTGGATACTTTTCTACGTCACAAAAG GCGCAGTGGTGGAAAGAATGCAGACCCAGGAAGAGAATACACTGGAAGAGTTTCTTCTTATGAACAGCAACAGCGTGCATTCAGAAGAGCTGAGAAACTTCAAGATGGTCTAGACCCTAATAACCCATCATTTGTTAAGACCATGGTTCGATCACATGTGTCCAGCTGCTTTTGGCTT GGTCTTCCTACAAGCTTCTGCAAAAAGAATCTGCCTCCCAGTGAGTTTAGGATGGTGTTGGAGGATGAAGATGGTGTTGAATTTGATGCTGTCTATATTGGAAAGCGAACAGGTCTAAGTGGTGGATGGAGGGGCTTCGCGATGCACCACAACTTGGAGGATGGGGATTCCTTGGTCTTCGAATTGACTGAGGATGACAGATTTAAG atatatataataaaagccATGGATGAGGATGATGTAGAAGAGTCTGAGTCTGATGACAAGAATGCCAGTGGGGGTACTAAGGAAGAGTCTGCCCAGGAAGATTCACCTGCCGCTGAGCCTCCAAAAGGTGCCAAAAGGAGAAAACTACGTGGACGGCGGTAG
- the LOC120700719 gene encoding spidroin-1-like: MLKLKHDHEVPAGGGRGRIAVADRNTRSRRRDVAGRRLPPRRPRPTPARSRSWDRRAPGRHPSTRPPPVRCLAGLLGPPAGACAARLLLLGPWAVALAGERAQPRPEAQEADAARGAGPPRASTGSGAGTQQPAKRGAGSGGVRTGQHRGVGGGSRGRRGRGSGGVRTRRRRGVGAGRAGGSGSGVCGGSRGRRGRGSGGGGATARRAGRGEMRE; encoded by the exons ATGCTCAAGCTCaag CACGACCACGAGGTTCCAGCGGGCGGTGGCAGAGGCAGAATTGCAGTCGCAGACCGCAACACGCGCTCCCGCCGCAGagacgtcgccggccgccggctgccgcccaGGCGCCCACGGCCCACACCCGCGCGCTCCCGGTCCTGGGATCGCCGTGCCCCCGGCCGCCACCCGTccacgcggccgccgcctgtCCGCTGCCTCGCCGGCCTCCTGGGCCCGCCGGCAGGGGCGTgcgccgcgcgcctcctcctACTGGGCCCGTGGGCGGTGGCGCTGGCCGGCGAGCGAGCCCAGCCGCGGCCCGAGGCACAGGAGGCCGACGCAGCCCGGGGCGCGGGCCCTCCGCGAGCGAGCACAGGCAGCGGCGCAGGCACACAGCAGCCGGCCAAGCGCGGCGCGGGCTCCGGCGGCGTGCGGACCGGGCAGCACAGGGGCGTGGGCGGGGGCTCCCGGGGGCGGCGTGGGCGGGGGTCCGGCGGCGTGCGGAccaggcggcgcaggggcgtggGTGCGGGTCGAGCAGGTGGGTCTGGCAGCGGCGTGTGCGGGGGCTCCCGGGGGCGGCGTGGGCgggggtccggcggcggtggggcgacggcgcggcgcgcggggcgaggTGAAATGCGGGAGTGA